The Sulfitobacter donghicola DSW-25 = KCTC 12864 = JCM 14565 genome has a segment encoding these proteins:
- a CDS encoding [protein-PII] uridylyltransferase: MSNQDNKSSTEARKPRLSAAASDIYDHEAIDAQIAQAASANNDPAAIRSETVKILQGVQKNGRSIIAEAFAKNPFDAEAMTASYTYLTDGMVKSVLKVATSHLHPPEKNADPLSVIGVGGYGRGEMAPFSDVDLLFLVPAKITPWASSVIETMLYMLWDLKLKVGHSSRTIRDCVQLANEDFTIQTALLEQRYICGDQPLAQKLDNTLKRDLFSGSGREFIEAKLAERDARHLKQGQRYVVEPNVKEGKGGLRDLQSLFWIAKYIHKVEDAGDLVDAGVFSADEYQTFSEAENFLWAVRGHLHLLSNRAAEQLTFDMQVSVAEAMNYEDREGRRGVEVFMQAFFRHATVVGDLTRIFLTKLEDMHVKSEPLLERLFRRKPRVKKGYSVTHNRISIPDTDTFLSDPINLLRLFEEALRTGMLIHPDAMRTVKANLHLIDDKVRNTPEAQRIFLDLLLKHGNPERALRRMNELGVLSAFIPEFEPIVAMMQFNMYHSYTVDEHTIQTIANLAMIEKNELEEELPVASSILARGVNRKILYVALLLHDIGKGRREDHSVLGAQIVRKVAPRLGLKQDEVDTVEWLVRYHLLMSDMAQKRDIADPRTVRDFAKAVQTVKRLDLLCVLTVCDIRGVGPDTWNNWKAVLIRALYRQTERALETGLEDLNRQNRGTEAKKALREALPDWPKKALKEETSRYYDPYWQGLHVTAHVAFAKMFRDIDESVINIDLHPDEDRDATRACFVMPDHHGIFSRLTGALALVGANVVDARSYTTKDGYVTDAFWIQDADGNAYEASKLPRLRQMIEKTLLGEVIARDALKSRDKVKKREKAFRVPTSISFDNEGSEIYTIIEVDTRDRPGLLYDLARTLADMNVYIANAVIATYGEQVVDTFYVKDMFGLKYHSESKQKTLEKKLRQAITEGVERADH, from the coding sequence GTGAGCAACCAAGACAACAAAAGCTCAACCGAGGCCCGTAAACCTCGGTTGAGCGCTGCCGCGTCTGATATCTACGATCACGAAGCTATCGACGCACAAATCGCGCAGGCCGCATCCGCGAATAATGATCCAGCCGCGATTCGCTCCGAAACTGTGAAAATTCTGCAAGGCGTCCAAAAAAACGGCCGTAGTATTATTGCCGAAGCTTTTGCGAAAAATCCGTTTGATGCTGAGGCCATGACGGCCTCTTACACCTATCTAACGGACGGGATGGTGAAATCCGTTCTCAAGGTCGCCACCAGCCACCTTCACCCCCCTGAAAAAAACGCCGATCCGCTGAGTGTGATTGGCGTGGGCGGGTATGGGCGCGGTGAAATGGCCCCTTTTTCCGATGTGGACCTTTTATTCTTAGTACCAGCCAAGATCACCCCATGGGCAAGCAGCGTCATCGAAACCATGCTCTACATGCTTTGGGATCTTAAGCTGAAGGTTGGTCACTCTAGCCGCACCATTCGTGATTGCGTGCAACTGGCTAACGAGGATTTCACAATCCAGACCGCCCTTTTAGAGCAACGCTATATTTGTGGTGACCAGCCGTTAGCCCAGAAATTGGATAACACGCTAAAGCGCGATTTGTTCTCGGGATCGGGGCGCGAATTCATCGAAGCAAAACTGGCAGAACGCGACGCCCGCCACCTAAAGCAGGGCCAACGCTATGTTGTTGAGCCAAACGTTAAGGAAGGCAAAGGCGGCTTGCGCGATCTACAATCGCTGTTTTGGATCGCAAAATACATCCACAAAGTGGAAGATGCTGGCGATCTGGTCGACGCTGGTGTCTTCAGCGCCGATGAATACCAGACCTTTAGTGAGGCCGAGAATTTCCTCTGGGCTGTCCGTGGTCACCTTCACCTTCTCAGCAATCGTGCAGCCGAACAACTGACCTTTGACATGCAAGTCAGCGTTGCCGAAGCCATGAATTATGAAGATCGCGAAGGGCGCCGCGGCGTCGAAGTCTTTATGCAGGCGTTTTTCCGGCATGCGACTGTTGTGGGTGATTTGACCCGTATCTTCCTCACCAAACTGGAAGATATGCATGTCAAATCCGAACCCTTGTTAGAGCGTCTTTTCCGGCGCAAACCTCGGGTCAAAAAGGGGTATTCAGTCACCCATAACCGCATTTCGATCCCCGATACTGATACCTTCCTTAGTGATCCCATAAACCTGCTGCGCCTGTTCGAAGAAGCCCTGCGCACAGGCATGCTGATACACCCAGATGCGATGCGCACCGTAAAAGCGAACCTTCATTTAATCGACGATAAGGTCCGCAATACCCCCGAGGCCCAGCGCATTTTCCTTGATCTATTGCTGAAACACGGCAATCCGGAACGCGCATTGCGTCGTATGAATGAACTGGGTGTTCTTTCCGCGTTTATTCCTGAATTCGAACCGATTGTGGCGATGATGCAATTCAATATGTATCACAGCTATACGGTTGATGAGCACACGATCCAGACCATCGCAAACCTTGCGATGATCGAAAAGAACGAGCTGGAAGAAGAGCTGCCTGTGGCCTCTTCGATCCTCGCACGTGGGGTGAACCGCAAAATTCTATATGTTGCCCTGCTCTTGCATGATATCGGCAAAGGCCGCCGCGAAGACCATTCGGTCCTTGGTGCGCAGATCGTCCGCAAGGTTGCGCCGCGGCTTGGGTTAAAGCAAGACGAAGTTGACACCGTTGAATGGCTGGTCCGCTATCACCTGTTGATGTCGGATATGGCGCAAAAACGGGATATCGCAGATCCGCGAACAGTTCGGGATTTTGCCAAGGCGGTTCAAACGGTCAAGCGGCTCGATTTACTTTGTGTGCTGACGGTCTGTGACATTCGGGGCGTTGGCCCTGATACATGGAACAACTGGAAGGCTGTTTTGATCCGTGCGCTGTATCGCCAAACCGAACGTGCGCTGGAAACGGGTCTCGAAGATCTGAACCGCCAGAACCGTGGAACCGAGGCGAAAAAGGCGCTGCGCGAAGCTTTGCCAGATTGGCCGAAGAAAGCGCTCAAGGAAGAAACCTCCCGATATTACGATCCGTATTGGCAGGGGCTGCATGTTACCGCCCATGTGGCGTTTGCAAAGATGTTCCGTGATATCGACGAGAGTGTCATCAATATTGATCTGCACCCCGACGAAGACCGCGACGCGACCCGCGCCTGTTTCGTTATGCCTGATCACCACGGTATCTTTAGCCGCCTCACGGGCGCTTTGGCTTTGGTGGGGGCGAATGTCGTTGATGCGCGCAGTTATACAACCAAAGACGGCTATGTGACCGATGCGTTCTGGATTCAGGATGCAGATGGCAATGCCTATGAGGCCTCAAAACTGCCCCGACTGCGCCAGATGATCGAGAAAACACTGCTGGGCGAGGTGATCGCGCGCGATGCGCTTAAATCCCGTGACAAGGTCAAAAAGCGCGAGAAAGCGTTCAGGGTTCCGACCTCGATCAGCTTTGATAACGAAGGCTCAGAGATTTATACAATCATCGAAGTCGATACACGCGATCGGCCGGGCCTATTGTATGATTTGGCACGTACCCTAGCCGACATGAACGTCTATATCGCCAACGCAGTTATCGCGACCTACGGCGAACAGGTTGTCGATACCTTCTATGTAAAAGACATGTTCGGGCTAAAGTACCACTCGGAAAGCAAACAAAAAACACTAGAGAAAAAGCTGCGCCAAGCCATCACAGAGGGTGTCGAGCGCGCTGACCACTAG
- the murJ gene encoding murein biosynthesis integral membrane protein MurJ: MKPIRLMTGFFTVGVWTLLSRVLGFIREVMILSLIGPGPMMDAFVAAFRLPNMFRRFFAEGAFNAAFVPMFSKRLEGNEGAPEFAQNAFAGLFFVVTVLTALGMVFMPGLVWLTAEGFSQDGRFDVTVDFGRIVFPYILFMSLSALFSGILNATGRFAVAAAAPVLLNIFVISALTIAALTGSEAINWLIWAIPVAGMAQLALTWRAASQAGFSLRPKRPRWNKDMRDLVVIALPAALASGVMQINLVVGQLVASQYENAVSWLFAADRLYQLPLGVVGIAVGIVLLPDLSRRLRAGDDAGAQTALSRAAEISLALTIPSAVALMVIPLTLVSVLFERGASGTDDSAAIATAVMIYGLGLPAFVLQKIVQPLYFAREDTRRPFYFALVAMVINAGLAVGLAPLADWLAPAIAATVAGWAMYGLLALGARGFGEAARVDARFRNRIWRIVAASVLMGIALWFLNTQLTPLLSLPWWRGIGLLILLTIGAIVYFGSGQMLGAFKLAEFKAAMRRGR; encoded by the coding sequence ATGAAACCTATCCGCCTGATGACCGGCTTTTTCACCGTAGGTGTTTGGACCCTGCTAAGCCGCGTTCTGGGCTTTATCCGCGAAGTCATGATCCTGTCTTTGATCGGGCCTGGTCCGATGATGGATGCATTTGTTGCGGCGTTTCGTCTGCCCAATATGTTTCGCCGTTTCTTTGCCGAAGGGGCGTTTAACGCGGCCTTTGTCCCGATGTTTTCCAAACGGCTTGAAGGAAACGAAGGCGCGCCCGAGTTTGCGCAAAACGCCTTTGCGGGGTTATTCTTTGTTGTGACCGTTCTGACGGCCTTGGGCATGGTGTTTATGCCTGGGCTGGTATGGCTCACCGCTGAAGGGTTTTCGCAGGATGGCCGTTTTGATGTAACCGTCGACTTTGGGCGCATAGTCTTTCCCTACATCTTGTTCATGTCCTTGTCGGCCTTGTTCTCGGGTATCTTAAACGCCACGGGGCGTTTTGCGGTTGCTGCTGCGGCGCCTGTTTTGCTGAATATCTTTGTCATCTCGGCCCTAACCATTGCCGCGCTCACGGGAAGTGAAGCGATCAACTGGTTGATCTGGGCTATTCCAGTTGCGGGGATGGCGCAGCTGGCACTTACGTGGCGTGCGGCCTCTCAGGCGGGGTTTTCCTTGCGGCCCAAACGCCCGCGCTGGAACAAAGATATGCGCGACCTTGTCGTCATCGCCCTGCCCGCGGCGCTGGCCTCGGGTGTGATGCAGATCAACCTTGTGGTGGGGCAATTGGTTGCCTCGCAATATGAAAACGCGGTGAGCTGGCTTTTTGCTGCGGATCGCCTTTATCAGCTTCCATTGGGTGTTGTGGGGATCGCGGTTGGGATTGTCCTGCTGCCTGACCTGTCCCGCCGCCTACGCGCAGGCGATGACGCAGGCGCGCAAACCGCCCTTAGCCGCGCGGCTGAGATTTCTCTGGCGCTGACCATCCCTTCAGCCGTTGCGTTGATGGTAATCCCCCTCACGCTGGTGTCGGTTTTGTTTGAGCGCGGCGCCTCTGGCACGGATGACAGCGCAGCCATCGCAACCGCTGTGATGATCTATGGTCTTGGCCTACCCGCGTTTGTACTGCAAAAAATTGTGCAGCCCTTGTATTTCGCACGTGAAGACACGCGCCGCCCCTTCTATTTCGCTTTGGTTGCGATGGTCATTAATGCTGGCCTTGCTGTGGGGCTGGCGCCCCTTGCTGACTGGCTTGCCCCAGCAATTGCCGCCACGGTTGCGGGTTGGGCAATGTATGGTCTTTTGGCCCTCGGTGCGCGTGGGTTCGGAGAAGCGGCCCGCGTCGATGCCCGTTTTCGAAATCGCATTTGGCGCATTGTCGCCGCATCCGTGCTGATGGGCATCGCGCTGTGGTTCCTTAATACCCAGCTGACACCATTGCTTTCGCTCCCGTGGTGGCGCGGCATTGGGTTGCTGATCCTGCTGACCATCGGGGCTATCGTCTATTTCGGCAGCGGTCAGATGTTGGGCGCGTTCAAATTGGCCGAATTCAAAGCCGCGATGCGCAGAGGCCGCTAA
- a CDS encoding rhomboid family intramembrane serine protease, with the protein MSDEHETEFESPFNAMPVVVVILFLIMAGIELTLTAAEAGLVGGPEAIGWRLGLVRDWGFSGDLFDAMLAQGYWAPEHLARFVTYPFIHLSFTHALIAIVLMLALGKLAAEVMGPFAMVFLFVMSGIGGALVYALLLDDPVWLVGAYPSVYGLIGGYSFLMWRRLGATGGQQMQAFSLIAMLMGLQLVWSLFSSVGYGWVAEFSGFVCGFFLSFLCAPGEWARILRKMRQR; encoded by the coding sequence ATGTCAGATGAGCACGAAACCGAATTTGAATCCCCCTTTAACGCTATGCCAGTTGTTGTTGTGATCTTGTTTCTGATCATGGCGGGGATCGAACTCACACTGACCGCGGCCGAGGCAGGTTTGGTCGGTGGGCCAGAGGCTATTGGCTGGCGGCTGGGGCTGGTCCGCGACTGGGGTTTTTCGGGCGACTTGTTTGATGCCATGCTGGCGCAAGGCTATTGGGCACCAGAACATTTAGCGCGGTTTGTAACCTATCCGTTTATCCACCTTAGCTTTACCCACGCGTTGATCGCGATTGTCCTGATGTTGGCGCTGGGCAAGCTCGCCGCCGAAGTCATGGGCCCATTTGCCATGGTTTTCCTCTTTGTCATGTCTGGGATCGGCGGAGCGCTGGTTTATGCGTTGCTGTTGGACGATCCCGTTTGGCTGGTTGGGGCTTACCCTTCCGTCTATGGCCTGATTGGCGGATACAGCTTTTTGATGTGGCGCAGGTTAGGCGCAACGGGTGGTCAACAAATGCAGGCCTTTAGCTTGATTGCGATGCTCATGGGGCTGCAACTGGTTTGGAGCCTGTTTTCATCGGTTGGCTATGGTTGGGTTGCCGAGTTTTCGGGGTTTGTTTGCGGATTCTTTCTAAGCTTCCTTTGCGCGCCCGGTGAATGGGCACGCATCCTGCGCAAAATGCGCCAGCGTTAG
- the trpS gene encoding tryptophan--tRNA ligase encodes MTETTFTPRVFSGIQPSGGLTLGNYLGAIKRFVDMQDQGDFQTVYCMVDLHAITAKLLDPATLRHNTRELAAGFIASGISPEKSILINQSQVPEHAQLAWIFNCVARMGWMGRMTQWKDKSGKNAEAASLGLFAYPALMAADILIYHATHVPVGEDQKQHLELTRDIAAKFNHDYGVDFFPITEPVIEGAATRVMSLRDGSKKMSKSDPSDASRINMTDDADTIAKKIRKAKTDPDALPSEVDGLKDRPDARNLVNIYAALNEQTVEQALADVGGQQFGTFKPALAELAVAKLAPISTEMARLMNDPAEIDRLLAKGALQAREITEPVLKKTYEIVGMVGF; translated from the coding sequence ATGACCGAGACCACATTCACCCCCCGCGTCTTTTCAGGTATCCAGCCCTCTGGTGGCCTGACTTTGGGGAATTATCTGGGCGCAATTAAACGATTTGTGGACATGCAGGATCAGGGTGACTTCCAGACCGTCTATTGCATGGTTGATCTACATGCGATCACAGCCAAGCTGCTGGACCCTGCGACCTTGCGCCACAATACCCGCGAATTGGCGGCGGGCTTTATCGCCTCTGGCATCTCGCCCGAGAAATCCATCTTGATCAACCAATCCCAAGTGCCCGAGCACGCCCAGCTTGCGTGGATATTCAACTGCGTTGCGCGCATGGGCTGGATGGGGCGCATGACCCAGTGGAAAGACAAGTCTGGCAAAAACGCCGAGGCCGCCTCTCTTGGGCTATTTGCCTACCCTGCGTTGATGGCCGCAGACATCCTGATTTACCACGCCACGCACGTGCCAGTGGGCGAGGACCAGAAACAGCACCTAGAGCTGACGCGCGATATCGCCGCGAAATTCAACCATGACTACGGCGTTGATTTCTTTCCAATCACCGAACCCGTGATCGAAGGCGCGGCAACGCGTGTGATGTCACTGCGGGATGGCTCAAAGAAGATGTCGAAATCTGATCCGTCAGATGCAAGCCGCATCAACATGACCGATGATGCAGACACCATCGCCAAGAAAATCCGCAAGGCCAAGACAGATCCAGATGCCCTGCCCTCGGAAGTGGACGGTCTGAAGGACCGCCCAGATGCGCGCAATCTGGTAAACATCTATGCTGCGCTGAACGAGCAAACCGTTGAACAGGCCTTGGCTGATGTTGGCGGCCAGCAGTTTGGCACGTTCAAACCTGCCTTGGCAGAGCTGGCTGTGGCCAAACTGGCCCCGATCTCAACCGAGATGGCCCGCCTGATGAATGACCCTGCCGAAATTGATCGGCTACTGGCAAAAGGTGCCTTGCAAGCGCGTGAGATCACCGAGCCCGTTCTCAAGAAAACATATGAAATCGTTGGCATGGTGGGCTTTTAA
- a CDS encoding class II histone deacetylase, protein MATGFFWDERTFWHAGGNYAATLPLGGLVQPLAAGGLPESAETKRRFKNLMDVTGLSAELDMRSAPAATHEELLRVHPESYLSKFKQTSDNGGGELGHHAPFAQDGYEIATLSAGLATAAVRAVASGELDNAYSLSRPPGHHCEPDKPMGFCLLANIAIAVNAAQAEGRIKRAAILDWDVHHGNGSEAAFYDRDDVLTISLHQEGNYPPTSGKLHDRGTGAGEGFNLNLPLPAGTGHEGYLHAIDTVVIPQIKAFAPDMIIVACGYDCAAPDPLGSMLAIAQTFGDMTARIKQVAGEVCDGKMVVVHEGGYSEVYVPFCGHAVMEALSGSSINAPDPMHKSLTIRQPNPRVVAFQKELIDDLAKELDL, encoded by the coding sequence ATGGCGACAGGTTTTTTCTGGGATGAACGTACGTTTTGGCACGCGGGCGGAAACTATGCAGCGACCCTACCTTTGGGTGGGCTGGTTCAACCTCTGGCCGCGGGCGGGCTACCTGAAAGCGCTGAAACTAAAAGGCGCTTCAAGAATTTGATGGATGTGACAGGCCTATCCGCCGAACTGGATATGCGCAGCGCGCCTGCTGCCACTCACGAAGAGCTTTTGCGCGTTCACCCCGAAAGCTATCTGAGCAAGTTCAAACAGACCTCGGATAATGGCGGTGGCGAATTGGGGCACCACGCCCCCTTTGCGCAAGACGGTTATGAAATCGCCACCCTGTCTGCGGGTTTGGCAACCGCGGCGGTTCGCGCGGTCGCAAGTGGCGAGTTGGACAATGCCTATTCACTCAGCCGCCCCCCTGGCCACCACTGTGAACCTGATAAACCCATGGGGTTTTGCCTGCTGGCCAATATTGCCATCGCGGTAAATGCCGCGCAGGCCGAGGGACGGATCAAACGCGCTGCGATCCTTGACTGGGACGTTCATCATGGCAATGGCTCTGAGGCCGCGTTCTATGATCGCGACGACGTGCTAACCATTTCGCTGCACCAAGAGGGGAACTACCCCCCTACCAGCGGCAAGCTACATGATCGCGGGACTGGCGCTGGTGAGGGTTTTAATCTCAACCTCCCCCTTCCCGCTGGCACCGGACATGAAGGTTACTTGCACGCAATCGACACTGTGGTGATCCCCCAGATCAAAGCCTTTGCCCCCGATATGATCATAGTCGCTTGCGGTTACGATTGCGCAGCGCCCGATCCATTGGGGTCGATGCTGGCCATCGCGCAAACCTTTGGTGACATGACCGCACGGATCAAACAGGTCGCTGGCGAAGTCTGTGACGGCAAGATGGTGGTGGTCCATGAGGGTGGCTATTCCGAAGTATACGTGCCCTTCTGTGGTCACGCCGTGATGGAAGCCCTTAGCGGCAGCTCGATCAACGCCCCTGATCCCATGCACAAAAGCCTGACCATCCGCCAGCCGAACCCGCGTGTCGTAGCGTTCCAAAAAGAACTGATCGACGATTTAGCCAAAGAGTTGGACCTGTAA
- a CDS encoding nitroreductase family protein: protein MPTPNPAALDFLLTRRSRPAKTLTTPVPDRDTLMQLLTAASRTPDHGILEPWRFIVIDQAAMAPLSALAKERGGALNLEPEQIVKGCAQFDQGNLAVAVIEVQKESPKIPTLEQTYSVGAVCLALVNAALAAGWGANWLSGWVSHDRTFMEKGFGLAAHERIAGIIHIGTETSTPPERPRPNVEGITSWL from the coding sequence ATGCCTACCCCTAACCCTGCCGCGCTCGACTTTCTGCTGACCCGTCGGTCCCGCCCTGCAAAAACCCTGACGACCCCTGTGCCTGATCGCGACACGCTGATGCAGCTTTTGACGGCGGCATCGCGCACCCCAGATCATGGCATACTAGAGCCGTGGCGGTTCATCGTTATTGATCAAGCGGCCATGGCGCCACTATCCGCCCTTGCAAAGGAGCGGGGCGGCGCGCTGAACCTAGAGCCTGAGCAGATCGTCAAAGGCTGTGCACAGTTCGATCAGGGCAACCTTGCCGTCGCTGTCATCGAAGTGCAAAAAGAGTCCCCGAAAATTCCAACGCTGGAACAAACCTATAGCGTTGGCGCCGTTTGCTTGGCCTTGGTAAACGCAGCTCTTGCGGCTGGCTGGGGAGCGAACTGGTTAAGTGGCTGGGTCAGCCATGATAGAACCTTTATGGAAAAGGGCTTTGGCCTTGCCGCGCATGAACGTATCGCCGGCATCATTCACATCGGAACCGAGACAAGCACCCCGCCAGAACGACCACGCCCGAACGTTGAGGGGATAACATCATGGCTCTGA
- a CDS encoding EI24 domain-containing protein — MALSTIFSAFGLALGQLGDPRFRKVLLLGIGLTLALLIGAAAGFVWLIDWLAGESVWLPVLGEVKWLDDLFSWGAGALLLILSIFLMIPVASAITSMFLDDVADAVEAVHYPHLSQKPRTPLWEAFRDTVNFLGVIVAVNILALILYAAFAPIALFIFWAVNGLLLGREYYTLAAMRRVGRKRAKELRRKNFLTIWAAGTLMAMPLSVPILNLLVPILGAATFTHLFQMLPQGRPAPPSFPDHPR, encoded by the coding sequence ATGGCTCTGAGTACGATTTTTTCGGCGTTCGGCCTCGCCTTGGGGCAATTGGGCGATCCCCGTTTTCGCAAGGTTCTTCTGTTGGGCATCGGTCTTACCCTTGCTCTGCTGATCGGGGCGGCCGCGGGTTTCGTCTGGCTCATTGATTGGCTTGCTGGCGAGAGCGTCTGGTTGCCAGTCCTCGGCGAAGTGAAGTGGTTGGATGATCTGTTCAGCTGGGGCGCGGGGGCGCTGCTGTTGATCTTGTCAATCTTCCTGATGATCCCTGTGGCATCGGCCATCACCTCGATGTTTCTGGATGATGTCGCAGATGCTGTTGAGGCCGTTCATTATCCACATCTTTCGCAAAAGCCCCGGACACCGTTGTGGGAAGCCTTTCGCGATACCGTGAATTTTCTGGGTGTCATCGTGGCGGTGAACATCCTCGCCCTGATCCTATACGCCGCCTTTGCCCCCATCGCGCTGTTTATCTTTTGGGCCGTAAACGGCCTTTTATTGGGGCGAGAGTATTACACCCTCGCCGCGATGCGCCGCGTGGGAAGGAAGCGCGCAAAAGAGCTGCGCCGCAAGAACTTTCTCACCATTTGGGCGGCTGGTACGTTGATGGCGATGCCACTTTCCGTACCAATCCTGAACCTATTGGTACCGATCCTAGGTGCCGCTACGTTCACTCATCTATTTCAGATGCTTCCGCAGGGGCGCCCCGCCCCACCCAGTTTTCCAGATCATCCACGCTGA
- a CDS encoding DUF1467 family protein: MGPVSAIVLFAIVWFMLFLIILPIRIQTQGDLDDVVPGTHAGAPEHHHLGKKALWCTVIAFAIWGAFVAIILSGVISVDDLENWVGRGAPAEASEIDE; the protein is encoded by the coding sequence ATGGGACCCGTCTCAGCCATCGTATTATTCGCCATTGTTTGGTTTATGCTGTTCCTCATCATCCTGCCAATCAGGATCCAAACCCAAGGCGATCTGGATGACGTTGTGCCGGGGACCCATGCGGGGGCTCCGGAACATCACCATCTAGGAAAGAAAGCGCTGTGGTGCACCGTGATTGCATTCGCAATTTGGGGGGCATTTGTGGCGATCATCCTGTCTGGCGTGATCAGCGTGGATGATCTGGAAAACTGGGTGGGGCGGGGCGCCCCTGCGGAAGCATCTGAAATAGATGAGTGA
- the mce gene encoding methylmalonyl-CoA epimerase: MIGRLNHVAIAVPDLEAAADQYRNALGANVGPAQDEPDHGVTVIFIELPNTKIELLYPLGENSPIQGFLDKNPAGGIHHICYEVDDIIAARDHLKETGARVLGNGEPKIGAHGKPVIFLHPKDFNGALVELEQV; the protein is encoded by the coding sequence ATGATCGGACGTCTTAACCATGTGGCCATTGCGGTACCTGACCTAGAAGCTGCAGCAGACCAGTACCGCAACGCGCTGGGCGCCAATGTCGGACCAGCGCAGGATGAACCCGATCACGGCGTGACGGTTATTTTCATCGAGTTGCCAAATACCAAGATTGAATTGCTATATCCTCTGGGTGAAAACTCTCCCATCCAAGGGTTTCTTGATAAAAACCCTGCAGGTGGGATTCACCACATCTGCTACGAGGTTGATGACATCATTGCAGCGCGCGACCACCTGAAAGAAACAGGCGCGCGTGTTCTGGGGAACGGAGAGCCAAAGATCGGCGCACATGGCAAGCCGGTGATCTTCCTTCACCCGAAAGACTTCAACGGCGCGCTTGTCGAACTAGAGCAGGTCTAA
- a CDS encoding response regulator, translated as MDTNDPFATNYPAPTASRPLLGLTVLVVEDSRYACEAMRLLCLRSGARIRRADCIRSARRHLQVYRPSVVVVDMGLPDGNGADLIAELSQAEIDKSVVIATSGDTSLEPEAIAAGAQSFLAKPITSLAAFQELVLSALPADRQPPGLRVIIDEQVAPDEIAYHDDINYAADLLDNSPNGPALDYIAQFLQGVARSVDDDRMETAARALAIKRARGETATSETAQIAGLIQRRLAAKIAI; from the coding sequence ATGGATACCAACGACCCGTTCGCAACCAACTATCCAGCACCCACTGCATCACGCCCATTATTGGGCCTTACAGTCCTTGTTGTCGAAGATAGCCGATACGCCTGCGAGGCGATGCGCCTTTTATGCCTGCGATCGGGTGCACGCATTCGTCGTGCCGATTGCATCCGTTCAGCGCGACGGCATCTGCAGGTCTATCGCCCTTCGGTTGTTGTGGTCGATATGGGGCTTCCTGATGGAAACGGCGCTGATCTGATCGCCGAGTTATCACAAGCGGAAATTGACAAAAGCGTGGTCATTGCCACCTCTGGCGACACATCGCTAGAGCCTGAAGCAATTGCCGCTGGTGCCCAAAGCTTTCTGGCGAAACCCATCACTTCTCTCGCCGCATTTCAAGAGCTTGTCCTTTCTGCTCTTCCCGCAGATCGGCAACCACCTGGATTGCGTGTGATTATTGACGAACAGGTGGCGCCAGACGAGATCGCCTATCACGACGACATCAATTATGCGGCCGACTTGTTGGACAACTCCCCCAATGGTCCTGCCCTTGATTACATCGCGCAATTTCTGCAAGGCGTTGCCCGATCCGTGGATGACGACAGGATGGAAACCGCGGCAAGGGCATTAGCGATCAAGCGCGCAAGGGGTGAAACTGCGACATCGGAAACCGCGCAGATTGCTGGCCTGATACAGCGGCGACTAGCTGCGAAAATAGCGATCTAA
- a CDS encoding GNAT family N-acetyltransferase encodes MNRNTPLDASLGAPVANWSEPPRPQTAPLVGAYAYLEPLSAEAHAALLHRAYVGQDHVWDYLPYGPFSSASQYHRWVRDQEALDDPWFYAIKNLETGSWEGVASYLRISPEAGSIEVGHINFSPALQRTRAATEAMYLMMAWAFESGYRRYEWKCNALNLGSRRAAQRLGFSYEGVFRQAGVVKGRNRDTAWFAAIDAEWPALKEAYAAWLSPSNFDADNRQKESLGDMTRLVRVAEDPAFL; translated from the coding sequence ATGAATAGAAATACCCCTCTAGATGCGTCACTAGGCGCTCCTGTTGCCAACTGGTCCGAACCGCCGCGCCCGCAGACTGCTCCGCTGGTTGGGGCGTACGCATACCTTGAACCGCTCAGCGCCGAAGCGCACGCAGCGCTGCTGCACAGAGCCTATGTGGGGCAGGACCATGTTTGGGATTATTTACCTTATGGTCCGTTTTCATCCGCATCCCAATATCACCGGTGGGTGCGGGATCAGGAAGCGCTGGATGACCCGTGGTTTTACGCCATTAAAAATCTGGAAACCGGAAGCTGGGAAGGCGTTGCCAGCTATTTGCGTATTTCACCAGAAGCAGGTTCAATCGAAGTAGGACACATTAATTTCAGCCCAGCCTTGCAGCGGACCCGCGCGGCGACCGAGGCGATGTATCTCATGATGGCATGGGCCTTTGAGTCCGGATACCGCCGCTATGAGTGGAAATGCAATGCGCTCAACCTTGGGTCGCGGCGGGCTGCTCAGCGCCTTGGTTTTAGTTACGAAGGCGTGTTTCGTCAGGCTGGTGTCGTGAAGGGGCGAAACCGAGATACCGCGTGGTTTGCGGCGATTGATGCAGAATGGCCTGCATTGAAAGAGGCCTATGCCGCATGGCTTTCTCCATCGAATTTCGACGCTGACAACAGGCAAAAAGAAAGCTTGGGCGATATGACCCGTCTGGTGCGCGTGGCAGAAGACCCCGCGTTTCTTTGA